In Phyllostomus discolor isolate MPI-MPIP mPhyDis1 chromosome 2, mPhyDis1.pri.v3, whole genome shotgun sequence, the following are encoded in one genomic region:
- the LOC114513359 gene encoding olfactory receptor 6C70-like, with amino-acid sequence MKNHTKQREFILLGLTDNSQLQIVIFLFLFLNYLLSMIGNLTIIALSQMDPHLKTPMYFFLQNFSFLEISFTSACIPRFLNTIVTKEKTISYSGCISQLFFYFFLGATEFFLLAVMSYDRYVAICKPLHYTTIMCTRVCHQLVLSSWATGLLVIFPLLSFILNLDFCASHIIDHFICDISPVIQLSCSDTHLLELITFFLAVITLLVTLLVVILSYSYIIKTILKFPSAQQKKKAFSTCSSHMIVIIITYGSCIFIYIKPSANERITLSKGVAVLNTSIAPLLNPFIYTLRNQQVKQAFKNVFRKTFYALDK; translated from the coding sequence atgaagaaccATACAAAACAGAGGGAGTTTATCCTTCTGGGACTGACAGATAATTCTCAGTTAcagattgtaatttttttatttctatttctgaattACCTGCTGAGCATGATAGGAAACTTAACCATTATTGCCCTCTCGCAAATGGATCCCCATCTCAAGACCCCAATGTATTTCTTCCTCCAAAATTTCTCTTTTCTGGAAATATCATTCACAAGTGCTTGCATTCCCAGATTCCTAAACACCATTGTAACCAAGGAAAAGACCATTTCTTATAGTGGTTGCAtatctcagttatttttttactttttcttgggGGCTACAGAGTTTTTCCTTTTGGCGGTTATGTCCTATGACCGCTATGTTGCCATCTGCAAGCCTTTGCATTACACAACCATAATGTGCACTAGAGTTTGTCACCAGCTTGTACTCAGTTCTTGGGCAACTGGACTCTTGGTGATTTTCCCACTATTGAGTTTTATTCTTAACCTGGATTTCTGTGCTTCACATATCATTGACCATTTCATTTGTGACATTTCTCCTGTCATACAACTTTCTTGCTCAGACACACATTTACTAGAACTGATTACTTTTTTCTTAGCTGTGATAACCCTCCTTGTCACCTTGTTAGTAGTAATCCTTTCTTACTCTTACATCATTAAGACAATCCTAAAATTCCCTTCagctcagcaaaagaaaaaagcctttTCTACCTGCTCTTCTCACATGATTGTTATAATCATCACTTATGGAAGTTGCATATTCATCTACATAAAGCCATCAGCAAATGAAAGAATCACTTTAAGCAAAGGAGTAGCTGTGCTCAATACTTCAATTGCTCCTTTGTTGAACCCATTCATTTATACTCTAAGGAACCAGCAAGTTAAACAAGCCTTCAAAAATGTGTTTAGAAAGACATTTTATGCTTTAGACAAGTaa